A window of Castanea sativa cultivar Marrone di Chiusa Pesio chromosome 1, ASM4071231v1 contains these coding sequences:
- the LOC142621995 gene encoding uncharacterized protein LOC142621995, with product MTSPLKLSPSDQEHLIDKLQVFKIHGPNKRGRKVLCIIGKLFPAQLVSTAVLNQYLEEKIFSNLKDKPFSVVYVNTGVQRNENFPGISTLRSIYDAIPINVRDNLEAVYFVHPGLQSRLFLATFGRFIFIGGMYRKLQYVNRVEFLWNHVRRNEIEFEIPEFVFDHDEELEHRPMMEYGLESDHRRAYGTPSVDSAVSMYSMRCIA from the exons ATGACTTCTCCATTAAAACTCTCCCCATCTGATCAAGAACACCTTATCGATAAGCTCCAAGTTTTCAAGATCCATGGTCCAAATAAACGTGGCCGTAAGGTCCTTTGCATAATCGGAAAGCTCTTCCCAG CTCAGCTAGTGAGTACTGCGGTCTTGAACCAGTATTTGGAGGAGAAAATTTTCTCCAACTTAAAGGACAAGCCATTCTCAGTGGTGTATGTGAACACGGGTGTACAAAGAAACGAAAACTTCCCTGGAATCTCGACCCTACGATCAATATACGATGCTATTCCGATCAACGTTAGAGATAATCTCGAGGCTGTTTACTTTGTACACCCAGGTCTACAGTCCCGTCTCTTCCTTGCCACTTTTGGTCGTTTCATTTTCATTGGAGG GATGTACAGGAAGCTTCAATACGTGAACAGGGTTGAGTTTCTGTGGAACCATGTGAGGAGGAATGAGATTGAGTTTGAGATACCAGAATTTGTGTTTGATCATGATGAAGAGCTGGAGCACCGTCCGATGATGGAGTATGGGTTAGAGAGCGATCATCGTAGAGCCTACGGTACACCCTCGGTGGACTCTGCAGTGTCCATGTATTCCATGAGGTGTATTGCATGA